One genomic region from Pseudoduganella lutea encodes:
- a CDS encoding M14 family zinc carboxypeptidase — MHPESLTPMPTPYEKGNQNQTTLWTDCIAFYEELARRFPQVLRFGQAGVSDGGIPLHVGVVSADGVFDREAIKAAGRPVFFNNNGIHPGEPEGIDACMAIVRDFCFDPAKLATLGDTVLLFVPVYNVDGALNRTNTSRPNQEGPELFGFRGNSRHLDLNRDFIKCDTLNARFFNELVTAWDPDVMVDTHTSNGADYTYTMTLIHTQADKLGSGLGPFLRDTMLPHLYAEMETRGWPTCPYVNPVQDTPDDGIAEFLEVPRFSTGFTALHNIIGFMPETHMLKPFKDRYESMRTLLDVTREFTVRHAGEIQRLRREAKAAQREQQEWTVTWKMSDTPSTFRFKGYEARRHPSVLGNYMRLSYDRSKPYEKDIPYFNSFLPDTVVRVPKAYAIPQAWREVVERLQWNGVRMTRVDAPMQVEARYYQIGELSTRATAYEGHMFHDVVDVEARTGTFTLNPGDWIVSLDQDNARYAVETLEPQAHDSFFRWGFFNSVLEKKEAISDYVFEDLAVQLLEEEPALREKFDAWKAANPALLANQEAVLDFILHNCARHAEPEWRRYPVLGLL, encoded by the coding sequence ATGCACCCCGAATCGCTCACGCCCATGCCCACGCCTTATGAAAAAGGCAACCAGAACCAGACCACGCTGTGGACCGACTGCATCGCGTTCTATGAAGAACTCGCGCGTCGCTTTCCCCAGGTATTGCGCTTCGGGCAGGCAGGGGTTTCCGATGGCGGCATCCCGCTGCACGTGGGTGTTGTGAGCGCGGACGGCGTGTTCGACCGCGAGGCGATCAAGGCCGCGGGCCGCCCGGTTTTCTTCAACAACAACGGCATCCACCCGGGCGAACCGGAAGGCATCGATGCCTGCATGGCCATCGTGCGCGACTTCTGCTTCGACCCCGCGAAACTGGCCACGCTGGGCGACACCGTGCTGCTGTTCGTGCCGGTCTATAACGTGGACGGTGCCCTGAACCGCACGAACACGTCGCGCCCGAACCAGGAAGGCCCGGAGCTGTTCGGCTTTCGCGGCAACAGCCGCCACCTGGACCTGAACCGCGACTTCATCAAGTGCGACACGCTGAACGCGCGCTTCTTCAACGAACTGGTCACCGCATGGGACCCGGACGTGATGGTGGACACCCACACGTCGAACGGCGCCGACTACACGTACACGATGACGCTGATCCATACCCAGGCCGACAAGCTGGGTTCCGGCCTCGGCCCCTTCCTGCGCGACACGATGCTGCCGCATCTCTACGCGGAGATGGAAACTCGCGGCTGGCCCACGTGCCCGTACGTGAACCCGGTGCAGGACACCCCGGACGACGGCATCGCCGAATTCCTCGAAGTGCCCCGCTTCTCCACCGGTTTCACGGCGCTGCACAACATCATCGGCTTCATGCCGGAGACGCACATGCTCAAGCCGTTCAAGGACCGCTACGAATCGATGCGCACCCTGCTGGACGTGACACGTGAATTCACCGTGCGCCATGCCGGCGAGATCCAGCGCCTGCGCCGCGAAGCGAAAGCAGCCCAGCGCGAACAGCAGGAATGGACCGTCACGTGGAAGATGTCGGACACGCCCTCCACCTTCCGCTTCAAGGGCTATGAAGCGCGCCGCCATCCGAGCGTGCTGGGCAACTACATGCGCCTGTCGTACGACCGCAGCAAGCCCTACGAGAAGGATATCCCGTACTTCAACAGCTTCCTGCCCGATACCGTGGTGCGGGTGCCGAAGGCGTATGCCATCCCGCAGGCGTGGCGTGAAGTTGTCGAGCGCCTGCAATGGAACGGCGTTCGGATGACGCGCGTCGACGCGCCGATGCAGGTCGAGGCGCGTTACTACCAGATCGGTGAACTGTCGACCCGCGCCACCGCCTACGAAGGCCACATGTTCCACGACGTGGTCGACGTCGAGGCACGCACCGGCACGTTCACGCTGAACCCGGGCGACTGGATCGTTTCGCTGGACCAGGACAACGCCCGCTACGCCGTCGAAACGCTGGAACCGCAGGCACACGACAGCTTCTTCCGCTGGGGCTTCTTCAATTCCGTGCTGGAGAAAAAGGAAGCCATCTCCGACTATGTGTTCGAGGACCTGGCCGTGCAGCTGCTCGAAGAGGAACCGGCGCTGCGCGAGAAATTCGACGCGTGGAAGGCGGCCAATCCCGCCTTGCTGGCGAACCAGGAAGCGGTGCTGGACTTCATCCTGCACAACTGCGCGCGGCATGCGGAGCCGGAATGGCGCCGCTATCCGGTACTGGGCCTGCTGTAA
- a CDS encoding FtsX-like permease family protein, whose product MHLRDFRIGWRMLARQPLHTAAMLLGLAVGLAAAFLLLALVHYSFSYDSAVPDNRNVYVFKHKLKLLAEPLWIEQMPLPARDVLANSGLPLTLCTVNPHARTVKVDGRLHEVVFNEVSDTFPAMFGVRAVAGDLVATLARPDGLALTPRGALELFGTMAALGRTLDVDGRVLRVLALLPEPQPNTTLPYTALVGEGTVLWKPGEREQQRHNWTGLAGKLYARAPGVQAQAMAAPVQLEANRVVAAMLGANEMRRVGGTMVEVAVTPLADAYFDTDVAVFLGGPRASKALVLALAALALLILALAATNYVNLATVRVLARGREIAVRKTLGAGAGRLAAQFVAESVAVALAAASLGLLLAWLLLPVFSSLMDRPLAHFLSPASLLAALAIGIGTGLVCGIWPARIALRVLPARALAGRAGSEPAGGAWLRRALTVFQFAAAISLCALALAVGWQARFAAQADPGFAVDEFVLLHLRQEAKAETRQAFHAALARVPGVVGATAIDLPFGHPMVRNSTAFRGPSGVERRFEMTLVDPGFFAVTGIAPVAGVGFNSGFNSGFNASFNAGVEGTRPSAPQKNDIMLNGAAARALGFASEGAAVGQVVTMGDMSLRVVGIAPPLRHRGLRYPSTAMVYMVEQARANVIMVRTTLDAASLEQTLAPLLSRYFPGLPTRVQPARGVFEEGSADDWRIARLLTLGTVVATGIAAFGIYVLAAGSVQRRGREIALRKLHGAGRRAIGLLVGTEFALLLLAAAVMALPPAGFVIAHYLAGFAVTTTYVWWALPAALLIGVLTACCATLRHAIAAMRVMPAVALRQGE is encoded by the coding sequence ATGCACCTGCGTGATTTCCGCATCGGCTGGCGAATGCTGGCCAGGCAGCCCCTGCACACGGCGGCCATGCTGCTCGGCCTGGCGGTCGGACTGGCCGCCGCCTTCCTGCTGCTGGCACTCGTGCATTACTCGTTCAGCTACGACAGTGCCGTGCCGGACAACCGCAACGTCTACGTCTTCAAGCACAAGCTCAAGCTGCTGGCCGAGCCGCTGTGGATCGAGCAGATGCCATTGCCCGCCCGCGACGTGCTGGCCAACAGCGGGCTGCCGCTGACGCTGTGCACCGTGAATCCGCATGCGAGGACGGTCAAGGTGGATGGCCGGCTGCATGAAGTGGTGTTCAACGAGGTCAGCGACACGTTCCCCGCCATGTTCGGCGTGCGCGCCGTGGCGGGCGACCTGGTCGCGACATTGGCCCGGCCGGACGGACTGGCGCTGACACCGCGTGGTGCGCTCGAGCTGTTCGGCACCATGGCGGCGCTGGGGCGCACGCTTGACGTCGACGGCCGCGTGCTGCGCGTGCTGGCGCTGCTGCCCGAGCCGCAGCCCAATACCACGCTGCCCTATACCGCCCTGGTCGGCGAGGGCACGGTGTTGTGGAAGCCGGGCGAGCGCGAACAGCAGCGCCACAACTGGACGGGCCTGGCGGGCAAGCTCTACGCCAGGGCGCCAGGCGTGCAGGCACAGGCGATGGCCGCGCCGGTGCAACTGGAGGCGAATCGCGTGGTGGCGGCAATGCTGGGCGCGAACGAGATGCGCCGTGTCGGCGGCACGATGGTCGAAGTGGCCGTCACGCCACTGGCCGACGCCTATTTCGATACCGACGTCGCGGTCTTCCTCGGCGGCCCGCGTGCGTCGAAGGCGCTCGTGCTGGCGCTGGCCGCGCTGGCATTGCTGATCCTCGCGCTTGCCGCCACCAATTACGTGAACCTGGCCACGGTGCGCGTGCTGGCGCGCGGCCGGGAGATCGCGGTGCGCAAGACGCTGGGCGCCGGTGCCGGCCGGCTGGCGGCGCAGTTCGTGGCCGAATCGGTTGCCGTCGCGCTGGCGGCCGCCAGTCTTGGACTGTTGCTGGCCTGGCTGCTGCTGCCAGTATTCTCGTCGCTGATGGACCGGCCGCTGGCGCACTTCCTGTCGCCGGCATCGCTGCTGGCGGCGCTGGCGATCGGCATCGGAACAGGCCTGGTATGCGGCATCTGGCCGGCCCGGATCGCGCTACGCGTGCTGCCGGCGCGGGCGCTGGCCGGCCGGGCCGGCAGCGAACCGGCCGGCGGCGCATGGCTGCGCCGTGCCTTGACCGTATTCCAGTTCGCCGCCGCGATCAGCCTGTGCGCACTGGCGCTGGCGGTCGGCTGGCAGGCCCGCTTCGCGGCACAGGCCGATCCCGGTTTCGCCGTGGACGAATTCGTGCTGCTGCACCTGCGCCAGGAGGCCAAGGCCGAGACACGGCAGGCGTTCCATGCGGCGCTGGCGCGCGTGCCCGGTGTCGTCGGCGCCACCGCGATCGACCTGCCGTTCGGGCATCCCATGGTGCGCAACAGTACCGCGTTCCGCGGACCGTCCGGCGTGGAGCGGCGTTTTGAAATGACCCTGGTCGACCCCGGCTTTTTCGCGGTGACGGGCATCGCGCCGGTGGCGGGAGTCGGCTTTAACTCGGGCTTTAACTCGGGCTTCAATGCGAGCTTCAATGCGGGCGTCGAAGGCACGCGCCCGTCCGCGCCGCAGAAGAACGACATCATGCTGAACGGGGCCGCCGCGCGGGCCCTCGGCTTCGCTTCCGAAGGCGCCGCCGTGGGCCAGGTGGTCACCATGGGCGACATGTCGCTGCGCGTGGTCGGTATCGCGCCACCGCTGCGGCACCGGGGCTTGCGCTACCCGTCCACGGCCATGGTGTACATGGTGGAGCAGGCCAGGGCGAACGTGATCATGGTGCGCACCACGCTGGATGCCGCGTCGCTGGAACAAACCCTGGCGCCGCTGCTCTCGCGTTATTTCCCGGGGCTGCCGACCAGGGTGCAGCCGGCGCGCGGGGTATTCGAGGAGGGCAGCGCCGACGACTGGCGCATCGCGCGCCTGCTGACCCTGGGGACCGTGGTCGCCACCGGCATCGCCGCGTTCGGCATCTATGTGCTGGCCGCCGGCAGCGTGCAGCGGCGCGGCCGGGAAATCGCGTTGCGCAAGCTGCACGGCGCGGGCCGCCGGGCCATCGGGCTGCTGGTCGGCACCGAGTTCGCCCTGCTGCTGCTCGCGGCGGCGGTGATGGCATTGCCGCCGGCCGGCTTCGTCATCGCCCACTATCTGGCCGGCTTCGCGGTGACGACGACCTACGTCTGGTGGGCGTTGCCGGCAGCGCTGCTCATTGGCGTGCTGACGGCTTGCTGCGCCACGCTGCGCCACGCGATCGCCGCGATGCGGGTGATGCCGGCGGTCGCGTTGCGGCAAGGGGAGTAG
- a CDS encoding YkgJ family cysteine cluster protein encodes MSESTSDVCQDCGACCAHYRVSFYWGESDAHPGGTVPRHLTIPITPHRIAMRGTEQSPVRCVALEGSVGGKVGCTIYPQRSATCREFTAYTPECAKARGAHGLAPLAEPALAS; translated from the coding sequence ATGTCCGAATCCACTTCCGACGTGTGCCAGGACTGCGGTGCCTGCTGCGCACACTACCGCGTGTCCTTCTACTGGGGTGAAAGCGATGCCCATCCCGGCGGCACGGTGCCGCGCCACCTGACCATCCCCATCACGCCGCACCGCATCGCCATGCGCGGCACGGAGCAATCGCCGGTGCGCTGCGTGGCGCTCGAAGGCAGCGTCGGCGGCAAGGTCGGGTGCACCATTTATCCGCAGCGCTCGGCCACGTGCCGCGAATTCACCGCGTATACACCGGAGTGCGCCAAGGCACGCGGCGCCCACGGGCTGGCGCCGCTGGCCGAGCCGGCGCTGGCGAGTTAG
- a CDS encoding NADPH-dependent FMN reductase, which translates to MAKKVAVLVGSLRKESITRKYAQAIAKMLPPSLEAELVELDMPLYNQDLDDANTPAEAWTAFRNKLKAADAVLFLTPEYNRTISGALKNAIDVGSRPWGQSVWDGKPAAVVSQSPGAQGGFGANHNTRQAVVFLNVPVMPAPELYIGGSPNYLGEDGDINNEQTKELIGKFVAAFEKWVEANAKK; encoded by the coding sequence ATGGCAAAGAAAGTCGCTGTCCTCGTCGGCAGCCTGCGCAAGGAATCGATCACCCGCAAATATGCCCAGGCGATCGCAAAAATGCTGCCGCCGTCGCTCGAGGCGGAACTCGTCGAGCTGGACATGCCGCTGTATAACCAGGACCTGGACGATGCCAATACCCCGGCCGAGGCGTGGACCGCGTTCCGCAACAAGCTGAAGGCCGCCGACGCCGTGCTGTTCCTGACGCCCGAGTACAACCGCACGATTTCCGGTGCGCTGAAGAACGCAATCGACGTGGGTTCGCGGCCGTGGGGCCAGAGCGTATGGGATGGCAAGCCGGCCGCCGTCGTGTCGCAGTCGCCGGGCGCGCAGGGCGGCTTCGGCGCCAACCACAACACCCGGCAAGCCGTGGTGTTCCTGAACGTGCCAGTCATGCCGGCGCCGGAACTGTACATCGGCGGCTCGCCCAACTACCTGGGCGAGGACGGCGACATCAACAACGAGCAGACGAAGGAATTGATCGGCAAGTTCGTTGCCGCGTTCGAGAAGTGGGTCGAGGCCAACGCGAAGAAATAA
- a CDS encoding MBL fold metallo-hydrolase, producing MKLLCILTLALGGVATAQQATTAPRFTLNIPAAATSGEAEHSVQFIGTATVMIRFGGMTILTDPNFLHKGDHVHLGYGLTSERQTNPAIEFDALPPIDFVLLSHLHDDHFDKLVREKLKRSTPIVTTASASDDLRKLGFTSVIGLGTWQDVQVTKGDTTLRLTAMPGRHGPVAAAALLPAVMGSMLDFSSAAGRYRMYISGDTMVYRDIEEIPKRFPGVDLALLHLGGTRILGIVTVTMDAKEGVKMLKLIAPHRAIPIHYNDYTVFKSPLSDFQKAVQEAGLAEKVSYLKHGETYRYEPKK from the coding sequence ATGAAATTGCTGTGCATCTTGACCCTGGCGCTGGGCGGCGTCGCCACCGCGCAGCAGGCAACCACGGCGCCACGCTTCACCTTGAATATTCCCGCCGCCGCCACGTCGGGCGAGGCCGAACACTCGGTGCAGTTCATCGGCACCGCCACGGTGATGATCCGTTTCGGCGGCATGACGATCCTGACGGACCCGAACTTCCTCCACAAGGGCGACCACGTGCACCTGGGCTATGGCCTCACATCCGAGCGGCAGACGAATCCGGCCATCGAATTCGATGCCTTGCCGCCAATCGACTTCGTGCTGCTGTCCCATTTGCACGACGACCATTTCGACAAGCTGGTGCGCGAAAAGCTGAAGCGCTCCACGCCGATCGTCACCACCGCGTCGGCTTCTGACGACTTGCGCAAGCTGGGCTTCACGTCCGTGATTGGCCTGGGCACCTGGCAGGACGTGCAGGTGACGAAAGGCGACACGACGCTGCGCCTGACGGCGATGCCGGGGCGCCACGGCCCCGTGGCGGCCGCCGCGCTGCTGCCGGCCGTGATGGGATCGATGCTGGACTTCTCGTCCGCCGCCGGCCGCTATCGCATGTATATATCGGGCGATACGATGGTGTACCGCGACATCGAGGAAATCCCGAAGCGCTTCCCGGGCGTGGACCTGGCGCTGCTGCACCTGGGCGGCACGCGCATCCTGGGCATCGTGACGGTGACGATGGATGCCAAGGAGGGCGTCAAGATGCTCAAGCTCATCGCACCGCACCGTGCGATCCCCATCCACTACAACGACTACACCGTGTTCAAGTCGCCACTGTCGGACTTCCAGAAGGCCGTGCAGGAGGCGGGCCTCGCGGAGAAGGTCAGTTACCTGAAGCATGGCGAAACGTACCGCTACGAGCCGAAAAAGTAA
- a CDS encoding TonB-dependent receptor family protein: MSFHTFRLSRCAAALGAAFVVTPVLAQEVGEPLETVTVTGNWLGSGLQNSVKNFAGARTVVQKADIDGTGAANIGDVLRRIPGVQSTDNSGTAGSAISLNIGVRGLSGRYSPRSTVLLDGVPLAVAPYGQPQLSFAPVSLNNIEAIDVVRGGGAVRYGPQNVGGIINFTTRAMPDAPGVAGDASIRYNHFGEGGHSTQYSAFLGSQLENGLGVALLYSGMDGTGWRDGSDEKVNDFALKFRYLLGAGAQVYGKLSYYDVKSMTPGGLTVAQYNADPFQNTRPTDYWDGERKGIDLGYLNTISATQEAEVKVYYNESSRSSALINAGRTAITYQPRNYEVLGVEPRYTQRVKWGATTHDVTAGYRYLRERGDDNNYTVTVATGVQGATATFDNETDAHAFYVDDRIAVGAWRITPGVRFEKIDSRRTDRAGSRAFDTSNDKALPSLNAAYLVDPALTVFANYGTSFGPVQNTQLNSQTAANPLKPELAKTVELGARWKARGLSAEATLYRLRFDNQILQVPGTTPATFRNIGATRHEGVESAVDYRFAGALEGLSAYANWNYTKAIQESGATAGLDVPFYARRTGTIGARYEIGAFSAGLSATAQSRQFSDAENTMAESANGGVGSIPGFGTVNGQLGWKLAGKPGVQLLAGVNNLADKRYYTRNVDGNLGRMVGAPRTVYAQARMTF, encoded by the coding sequence ATGTCTTTCCACACCTTCCGCCTGTCCCGCTGCGCCGCCGCCCTCGGCGCCGCCTTTGTCGTTACGCCCGTGCTGGCGCAGGAGGTGGGCGAACCGCTGGAAACGGTCACGGTCACCGGCAACTGGCTCGGCTCGGGCTTGCAGAACAGCGTGAAGAATTTCGCCGGCGCGCGCACCGTCGTGCAGAAGGCAGACATCGACGGTACCGGCGCGGCGAATATCGGCGACGTGCTGCGCCGCATTCCCGGCGTGCAGAGCACGGACAATTCCGGCACCGCCGGCAGTGCCATTTCACTGAACATCGGCGTGCGGGGCCTGTCGGGCCGCTATTCCCCACGCTCCACGGTGCTGCTCGATGGCGTGCCGCTGGCCGTGGCGCCGTATGGCCAGCCGCAGCTGTCGTTTGCGCCGGTCAGCCTGAACAACATCGAAGCGATCGACGTGGTGCGCGGCGGCGGCGCGGTGCGCTATGGTCCGCAGAACGTGGGGGGCATCATCAATTTCACCACCCGCGCCATGCCCGATGCGCCCGGCGTTGCCGGCGACGCGTCGATCCGCTACAACCATTTCGGCGAAGGTGGCCACAGCACGCAGTACAGCGCCTTCCTGGGCAGCCAGCTCGAGAACGGCCTCGGCGTCGCCCTGCTGTATTCGGGCATGGATGGCACGGGCTGGCGCGACGGCAGCGACGAAAAGGTCAACGACTTCGCGCTGAAGTTCCGTTACCTGCTGGGCGCCGGTGCCCAGGTCTACGGCAAGCTGTCGTACTACGACGTGAAGTCGATGACGCCCGGCGGGCTCACCGTGGCACAGTACAACGCCGACCCGTTCCAGAACACGCGGCCCACCGATTACTGGGACGGCGAGCGCAAGGGCATCGACCTCGGTTACCTGAACACGATTTCCGCCACGCAGGAAGCGGAAGTAAAGGTGTATTACAACGAGAGTTCGCGCAGCAGCGCATTGATCAATGCCGGCCGTACTGCGATCACGTACCAGCCGCGCAACTACGAGGTACTGGGCGTGGAGCCGCGCTACACCCAGCGCGTGAAATGGGGGGCCACCACGCATGACGTGACGGCCGGCTACCGCTACCTGCGCGAGCGCGGCGACGACAACAACTACACGGTAACGGTCGCCACCGGCGTGCAGGGGGCCACCGCCACGTTCGACAACGAGACCGATGCGCACGCCTTCTACGTGGACGACCGCATCGCCGTTGGCGCCTGGCGCATCACGCCCGGCGTGCGGTTCGAGAAGATCGATTCGCGGCGCACCGACCGCGCCGGCAGCCGCGCGTTCGACACGTCGAACGACAAGGCGCTGCCGTCGCTGAACGCGGCCTACCTGGTCGATCCGGCGCTCACGGTATTCGCCAACTACGGCACCTCGTTCGGCCCCGTGCAGAACACCCAGCTCAATTCGCAGACGGCGGCCAATCCGTTGAAGCCGGAACTGGCGAAGACCGTGGAGCTGGGCGCGCGCTGGAAGGCGCGCGGCCTGTCGGCCGAAGCCACGCTGTACCGCCTGCGCTTCGACAACCAGATCCTGCAGGTGCCGGGCACCACGCCGGCCACGTTCCGCAACATCGGCGCCACGCGGCACGAAGGCGTCGAATCCGCCGTCGACTACCGCTTCGCCGGGGCGCTGGAAGGCTTGAGCGCCTATGCCAACTGGAACTACACGAAAGCGATCCAGGAATCGGGCGCCACGGCCGGGCTGGACGTGCCGTTCTATGCGCGCCGCACCGGCACGATCGGCGCACGCTACGAGATCGGCGCGTTCTCCGCGGGCCTGTCCGCCACGGCGCAGAGCCGGCAGTTCTCCGACGCGGAAAACACCATGGCCGAAAGCGCCAACGGCGGCGTGGGGAGCATTCCCGGCTTCGGCACCGTCAACGGCCAGCTGGGCTGGAAGCTGGCGGGCAAGCCCGGCGTGCAGCTGCTGGCCGGCGTGAACAACCTGGCCGACAAGCGCTACTACACGCGCAACGTGGACGGCAACCTGGGCCGCATGGTGGGCGCGCCGCGCACCGTGTACGCGCAAGCGCGGATGACTTTCTGA
- a CDS encoding PEP-CTERM sorting domain-containing protein: MKKIALMISLGLVCLQSQAALVSSGKIVANGAEVAYATDTDTNYQWLSLNGTLGMSYESVFAATQTGGIFSGFTLASTAQVRQLFNNVGANVWYSSGMGGYSDGCRDWTCHDWYSTLVAGITSDVAEFSGVHHIAGEQWGYTRAMGSYHFQMSGSQRDSEGDPMHGAFLFRDLSVSPVPEPATYGMLGAGLALVGMRLRRKRMY; this comes from the coding sequence ATGAAAAAAATAGCACTTATGATTTCGCTTGGGCTTGTATGTTTGCAATCTCAGGCAGCGTTGGTATCGTCCGGAAAAATAGTTGCTAACGGAGCCGAAGTTGCCTACGCGACCGATACAGATACAAATTACCAATGGCTTAGTCTCAACGGCACGCTGGGAATGAGTTACGAATCAGTATTCGCAGCTACCCAGACAGGCGGAATTTTCAGTGGCTTTACGCTTGCGAGTACTGCCCAGGTTCGCCAACTCTTCAATAATGTTGGTGCTAACGTCTGGTACAGCAGCGGCATGGGCGGCTACAGCGATGGTTGCCGAGACTGGACTTGCCATGATTGGTACTCGACATTAGTTGCGGGAATTACCTCTGACGTGGCCGAATTCTCGGGCGTACATCACATAGCGGGAGAGCAATGGGGTTACACCCGCGCTATGGGCTCTTACCATTTTCAAATGTCTGGTAGCCAAAGAGATTCGGAAGGCGACCCAATGCATGGAGCGTTCCTCTTCAGAGACCTGTCTGTCTCACCAGTGCCTGAGCCTGCAACATATGGAATGCTTGGTGCGGGCCTCGCTTTGGTAGGGATGAGGCTGCGCCGTAAGCGCATGTACTGA
- a CDS encoding FUSC family protein: MSQSPLLHYALSPRTFFHSHYFHLGLRFGAGLIGITWATLAFADMATAMSVGIGALCTALMDMPSPLRHKFNEMLASVLLCSLVTLLVSLCAPHFWLLIAVLILLSFFASMMIVYGKKSMPLQLATLFIMTMSMEHLLTPMQALVHAGLFTLGGIAYLGYAMGIAWLLRHRIKQQVLAEALFELAAYIDIKADFYDTRYNLTEQFNRLVRHQALLADKQQASRDLILRSHQNRKDAIVVQIHVCMLDLYEQILSTHTDYAQLRVHLADSPALEALRGLAYKCARDIESVAYAVTRKKASFQTISYEPELAAIEAELAELQRRVAAGKPAQEALAVLRAQRNKVRAIINMVGELHGASQKAYDSTPFWQDADMQPFLSQQKYEVGVLLSHLRMDSPIFRFSLRVAMAISVGLAIGTLLPYSAHSYWIILTIVIILRPSFSMTKQRRGDRIVGTVIGCVITAVILLFFNHPAVILAALVLATIATPTFVYLRYRYTAIAVSIMILLQMNLAAGGSIHVITERLVDTFIGAAVATVFSFVLASWEYQSLPKLVQQVLAANVRYMEAAFELLQGKSRNDFPYRIERKGLMDALAMLSAAMVRMLDEPASKRRAAEDINLFIVQNYLLVAHVAALRAILRRHVKDIPAREANRMLAASHAQVGRTLADALARHGVKAPVPSLEDDLAWSETIAPAGSVDWPGWPVVQRRVRLLQADAEKILVHSEAIERNVVRV, encoded by the coding sequence ATGTCCCAGTCCCCTTTGTTACATTATGCACTGAGCCCGCGCACCTTCTTCCACAGCCACTACTTCCACCTCGGACTGCGCTTCGGCGCGGGCCTGATCGGCATCACGTGGGCCACGCTGGCGTTCGCCGACATGGCGACGGCCATGTCCGTCGGCATCGGCGCGCTGTGCACGGCGCTGATGGACATGCCCAGCCCGTTGCGCCACAAGTTCAACGAGATGCTGGCGTCGGTCCTGCTGTGCAGCCTGGTGACGCTGCTGGTGAGCCTGTGCGCGCCGCATTTCTGGCTGCTGATCGCGGTGCTGATACTGCTGTCGTTCTTCGCCAGCATGATGATCGTGTACGGCAAGAAGTCGATGCCGCTGCAGCTGGCCACGCTGTTCATCATGACGATGTCGATGGAGCACCTGCTGACGCCGATGCAGGCGCTGGTCCACGCCGGCCTGTTCACGCTGGGCGGCATCGCCTACCTCGGCTACGCGATGGGTATCGCCTGGCTGCTGCGCCACCGCATCAAGCAGCAGGTGCTGGCCGAGGCGCTGTTCGAGCTGGCCGCCTACATCGACATCAAGGCCGACTTCTACGACACGCGCTACAACCTGACCGAGCAGTTCAACCGCCTGGTGCGCCACCAGGCGCTGCTGGCCGACAAGCAGCAGGCTTCGCGCGACCTGATCCTGCGTTCGCACCAGAACCGCAAGGATGCGATCGTGGTGCAGATCCACGTGTGCATGCTGGACTTGTACGAGCAGATCCTGTCCACGCATACCGACTACGCGCAGCTGCGCGTGCACTTGGCCGATTCGCCGGCGCTGGAAGCGTTGCGTGGCCTGGCCTACAAGTGCGCGCGGGACATCGAATCGGTGGCCTACGCCGTCACGCGCAAGAAGGCATCGTTCCAGACCATCAGCTACGAGCCGGAGCTGGCCGCCATCGAGGCGGAGCTGGCCGAGCTGCAGCGCCGCGTGGCGGCGGGCAAGCCGGCGCAGGAAGCGCTGGCCGTGCTGCGCGCGCAGCGCAACAAGGTGCGCGCCATCATCAACATGGTGGGCGAGCTGCATGGCGCCAGCCAGAAGGCCTACGACAGCACGCCGTTCTGGCAGGATGCCGACATGCAGCCCTTCCTGTCGCAGCAGAAGTACGAGGTGGGCGTGCTGCTGTCGCACCTGCGCATGGATTCGCCGATCTTCCGCTTTTCGCTGCGGGTGGCGATGGCGATTTCCGTGGGCCTGGCCATCGGCACGCTGCTGCCCTATTCGGCGCACAGCTACTGGATCATCCTGACCATCGTGATCATCCTGCGGCCCAGCTTCTCGATGACGAAGCAGCGCCGCGGCGACCGCATCGTGGGCACCGTGATCGGCTGCGTGATCACGGCCGTGATCCTGCTGTTCTTCAACCACCCGGCCGTGATCCTGGCCGCGCTGGTGCTGGCCACGATCGCCACGCCCACGTTCGTCTACCTGCGCTACCGCTACACGGCGATCGCGGTGTCGATCATGATCCTGCTGCAGATGAACCTGGCCGCGGGCGGCAGCATCCACGTGATCACGGAACGGCTGGTGGACACGTTCATCGGCGCCGCGGTGGCCACCGTGTTCAGCTTCGTGCTGGCGAGCTGGGAATACCAGAGCCTGCCCAAGCTGGTCCAGCAGGTGCTGGCCGCCAACGTGCGCTACATGGAAGCGGCGTTCGAGCTGTTGCAGGGCAAGTCCCGCAACGACTTCCCCTACCGCATCGAGCGCAAGGGGCTGATGGACGCGCTGGCGATGCTGTCGGCCGCGATGGTGCGCATGCTCGACGAGCCGGCCAGCAAGCGCCGCGCGGCCGAAGACATCAACCTGTTCATCGTGCAGAACTACCTGCTGGTGGCGCACGTGGCGGCATTGCGCGCGATCCTGCGGCGCCACGTGAAGGACATCCCGGCGCGCGAAGCGAACCGGATGCTGGCGGCCAGCCACGCGCAGGTGGGCCGCACGCTGGCCGATGCGCTGGCCAGGCACGGCGTGAAGGCGCCGGTGCCGAGCCTGGAAGACGACCTGGCGTGGTCGGAAACGATCGCGCCGGCGGGGTCCGTGGACTGGCCGGGCTGGCCCGTGGTGCAGCGCCGGGTGCGCCTGCTGCAGGCCGATGCGGAAAAGATCCTCGTGCACAGCGAGGCGATCGAACGGAACGTGGTACGGGTGTAG